A genomic region of Zea mays cultivar B73 chromosome 6, Zm-B73-REFERENCE-NAM-5.0, whole genome shotgun sequence contains the following coding sequences:
- the LOC103631435 gene encoding polyamine oxidase 3, with protein MSIAKAIAIVMDRNPQLRQEGIAHEVLQWYLCRMEGWFATDADSISLQGWDQEVLLPGGHGLMVRGYRPVINTLAKGLDIRLNHKVLEIVRHRNRVEVTVSSGQTFVADTAVVTVPLGIWYGFFKEIDAKKKRGGLEDLELQVQNAIAAAAAAAPPKESNSVSSNDPGSSSSVIFPSGPADQVPVPATSPEIEPRFANQIPAASSKVKAPCLADSQIADSV; from the exons ATGTCTATCGCAAAAGCCATTGCAATTGTTATGGATAGAAATCCACAGTTGAG gcaagaAGGGATTGCTCATGAAGTTCTTCAGTGGTATTTGTGCCGTATGGAGGGTTGGTTTGCCACTGACGCAGATTCAATTTCACTACAGGGCTGGGATCAG GAGGTGCTGCTTCCAGGTGGCCATGGCCTCATGGTTCGTGGATATCGTCCAGTTATAAATACTCTTGCAAAAGGCTTAGATATACGTCTCAACCATAA GGTTTTGGAAATTGTTCGCCACCGGAACAGGGTAGAGGTTACTGTAAGCAGTGGCCAAACGTTCGTTGCGGACACTGCAGTGGTCACTGTTCCGTTGGGTATCTGGTACGGTTTCTTCAAAGAAATTGATGCCAAGAAGAAGCGTG GAGGTCTTGAAGATCTGGAACTGCAGGTGCAGAATGCtattgcagcagcagcagctgcagctCCACCCAAGGAAAGCAATAGTGTCAGCAGCAACGATCCTGGCAGCTCGTCCTCTGTGATTTTTCCGTCTGGTCCAGCTGATCAAGTCCCTGTTCCTGCTACCTCTCCAGAAATTGAGCCCCGTTTTGCAAACCAAATCCCTGCTGCTTCTTCGAAGGTTAAGGCACCATGCCTGGCAG ATTCTCAGATTGCAGATTCTGTTTGA